In Populus trichocarpa isolate Nisqually-1 chromosome 12, P.trichocarpa_v4.1, whole genome shotgun sequence, a genomic segment contains:
- the LOC7487074 gene encoding kinesin-like protein KIN-14C isoform X5 produces MNSASDHLIAQHRRVNSSRISGGSEVFDPTVIYNKDIEANQRAILVEWMNSTVPSLNFPVKASSEQLRTCLIDGTVLLQILNRLRPGFSYKEGSSRSENVKKFLACMDELGILKFELSDLETGSMKNVMDCLSTLRAQFAYLGGNLSPTSGITRFGSPRGDASSNGHFSPTFGEEKRKFSPESKSQHALEPSAASMHHVGHKFHEVFQLKQGRFSELSAAKISEMMKSNSLDNSPTQSLLSVVNGILDESIERKSYEIPHRVACLLRKVLQEIERRISTQAEHLRTQNNLFKAREEKYQSRIRVLEALASGTGEERGAVKDQLQHLKIEKSKMEGEKRLEEEHVAKLIIEREQRDLDLSTLKQELELVKETHELRHLKMEAEAKGAKAGLEERLKELELHLEDSRNQVKVLSAYSESKSMTFNEKEDIFKGFVEFQFGALQGMRFSCKSIKQEILEVHKSYTEEFNGLEVKLKALIDATGDYHFVVAENRRMFNELQELKGNIRVYCRIRPFLPGQVAKQTAVEYIGENGEVAVVNPSKQGKDRRRNFKFNKVFGPDSTQAEVYSDTQPLIRSVLDGYSVCIFAYGQTGSGKTYTMTGPNGASEEDWGVNYRALNDLFKISQSRGGSFNYEIQVQMVEIYNEQVHDLLLIDGSQKNLGIKSTVQTNGLAVPDASMHPVTSTSDVLELMDIGLRNRAVGATSMNERSSRSHSVVSIHVRGKDLHSGAALHGNLHLVDLAGSERVDRSEATGDRLREAQHINRSLSALGDVIFALAQKNSHVPYRNSKLTQLLQSSLGGQAKTLMFVQLNPDVISYSETISTLKFAERVSGVELGAARSSKEGRDARELMDQVASLKDTIAKKDDEIEQLELRKDIKNEYPGSLRKAIQSIVTGILKLVPSNQNFLKGTQWEKNLMAKQIKAQSYQINCGRVLAWHQLLDSYKTKHRPHQGQRLCQRTPQKGQQVSKNQVLRKLAIPTWSSLQSDGSKLKVFIEPSRIIFLYVDFFISVT; encoded by the exons ATGAATTCAGCTTCGGATCACCTCATAGCACAACACAGGAGAGTCAATAGCTCAAGGATATCTGGTGGTTCGGAAGTTTTCGACCCTACTGTAATTTATAACAAAGACATTGAAG CCAATCAGCGAGCGATATTGGTGGAGTGGATGAATAGTACTGTTCCTAGTTTAAATTTTCCAGTAAAAGCCTCATCCGAGCAGTTGAGGACCTGTTTGATTGATGGGACTGTTCTACTACAGATTTTAAATAGGCTTAGACCTGGTTTTTCGTACAAG GAAGGTAGTTCTCGCTCAGAAAATGTTAAGAAGTTTCTGGCATGCATGGATGAGCTGGGAATTCTCAAGTTCGAACTGTCGGACCTGGAGACG GGATCCATGAAGAATGTTATGGATTGCCTTTCAACACTTCGAGCACAATTTGCATATTTGGGAGGTAATCTCTCACCCACAAGTGGGATTACTAGATTTGGCAGTCCTCGAGGGGATGCATCTTCCAATGGCCATTTTTCTCCAACATTTGGGGAAGAAAAGCGGAAGTTTTCCCCAGAGTCTAAATCTCAACATGCTTTAG AGCCGTCAGCTGCATCCATGCACCATGTTGGACATAAATTCCATGAGGTGTTTCAACTGAAACAAGGCCGCTTTTCAGAACTTTCTGCTGCAAAAATTTctgaaatgatgaaatcaaacaGTTTGGAT AATTCACCAACTCAGTCGCTTTTGAGTGTTGTCAACGGAATATTGGATGAAAGCATTGAAAGAAAGAGTTACGAAATACCACAT CGTGTGGCCTGTCTGTTGAGAAAAGTTTTGCAAGAGATTGAACGACGTATATCAACTCAAGCAGAGCACTTAAGAACT CAAAATAATCTATTCAAAGCTCGTGAGGAGAAGTACCAGTCAAGGATCAGAGTTCTTGAAGCCCTTGCTTCTGGGACTGGTGAAGAAAGAGgg GCTGTTAAGGACCAGCTTCAACATTTAAAG ATTGAGAAGTCCAAAATGGAAGGAGAGAAGAGACTTGAAGAGGAGCATGTAGCTAAGTTGATCATAGAGAGGGAGCAAAGAGACCTTGATCTTTCAACCTTAAAACAAGAATTAGAATTAGTGAAAGAGACGCATGAACTACGTCACTTGAAAATGGAAGCAGAAGCCAAGGGTGCTAAAGCAGGCCTTGAGGAGAGATTAAAAGAGCTTGAACTCCACTTAGAAGATTCCAGGAACCAAGTGAAAGTGCTTTCGGCATATTCAGAGTCAAAATCTATGACGTTCAACGAGAAAGAGGACATTTTTAAGGGCTTTGTTGAGTTTCAATTTGGTGCACTGCAG GGAATGAGGTTTTCTTGCAAGTCCATCAAGCAAGAAATTTTAGAAGTACATAAAAGCTACACAGAGGAATTCAATGGCTTAG AAGTGAAGTTAAAAGCATTAATCGATGCAACCGGGGACTATCACTTTGTCGTTGCTGAAAATAGGAGGATGTTCAATGAGCTTCAGGAATTAAAAG GAAACATCAGAGTTTATTGCCGTATAAGGCCATTTCTTCCAGGGCAGGTTGCAAAACAAACAGCGGTAGAATATATAGGTGAAAATGGAGAGGTGGCTGTTGTGAATCCCTCCAAACAAGGGAAAGATAGACGTCGCAATTTTAAGTTCAATAAGGTCTTTGGTCCAGATTCTACTCAAG CGGAGGTATATTCAGACACTCAACCATTGATACGCTCTGTACTGGATGGATATAGCGTGTGTATATTTGCTTATGGACAAACTGGTTCAGGAAAAACTTACACAATG ACTGGTCCAAATGGAGCATCTGAGGAGGATTGGGGGGTTAATTATCGGGCTCTAAATGACCTTTTCAAAATTTCTCAGAGCAGAGGAGGCTCCTTTAACTATGAGATTCAGGTTCAGATGGTTGAAATATATAACGAACAAGTGCATGATTTACTGTTGATCGATGGTTCTCAGAAAAA CCTTGGGATTAAGTCTACTGTCCAAACCAATGGTTTGGCTGTACCAGATGCTAGCATGCATCCTGTTACATCAACTTCAGACGTTTTAGAATTAATGGATATTGGACTAAGAAACAGAGCTGTTGGGGCTACTTCCATGAATGAAAGAAGCAGCCGCTCTCACAG TGTTGTCAGTATCCATGTTCGTGGAAAGGATTTGCATTCTGGGGCTGCTTTACATGGTAATCTTCATTTGGTGGATCTAGCAGGGAGCGAAAGGGTAGATCGCTCTGAGGCAACTGGAGATAGACTTAGAGAAGCACAACATATAAACAGATCATTATCTGCCCTTGGGGATGTTATATTCGCTCTGGCACAAAAGAATTCTCATGTACCATACAGAAACAGCAAGCTCACTCAACTACTGCAAAGCTCTTTAG GAGGTCAAGCAAAGACGCTTATGTTTGTACAGCTCAATCCTGATGTCATTTCATATTCAGAAACTATAAGCACTCTGAAGTTTGCAGAGAGGGTCTCTGGAGTTGAGCTAGGTGCAGCACGAAGCAGCAAAGAGGGCAGAGATGCTAGGGAATTAATGGACCAG GTGGCATCTCTCAAAGACACGATTGccaaaaaagatgatgaaattgagcaGTTGGAATTACGTAAAGATATCAAAAACGAGTATCCTGGCTCACTGAG GAAAGCAATCCAGAGCATAGTGACAGGCATTCTGAAGCTGGTTCCCAGCAATCAAAACTTTCTGAAAGGGACACAG TGGGAGAAGAACCTGATGGCGAAACAGATCAAGGCACAAAGCTATCAAATAAATTGCGGAA GAGTACTAGCATGGCATCAACTTCTCGACTCTTACAAAACCAAGCACAGGCCACATCAAGGACAGCGACTGTGTCAACGGACTCCCCAAAAGGGTCAACAAGTAAGTAAAAATCAG GTATTAAGAAAACTGGCAATTCCAACTTGGTCAAGTCTTCAAAGCGATGGCAGTAAATTAAAAGTATTCATTGAGCCTtcaaggattatttttttatacgttGATTTCTTCATATCGGTTACTTAa
- the LOC7487074 gene encoding kinesin-like protein KIN-14K isoform X8, whose amino-acid sequence MNSASDHLIAQHRRVNSSRISGGSEVFDPTVIYNKDIEANQRAILVEWMNSTVPSLNFPVKASSEQLRTCLIDGTVLLQILNRLRPGFSYKEGSSRSENVKKFLACMDELGILKFELSDLETGSMKNVMDCLSTLRAQFAYLGGNLSPTSGITRFGSPRGDASSNGHFSPTFGEEKRKFSPESKSQHALEPSAASMHHVGHKFHEVFQLKQGRFSELSAAKISEMMKSNSLDNSPTQSLLSVVNGILDESIERKSYEIPHRVACLLRKVLQEIERRISTQAEHLRTQNNLFKAREEKYQSRIRVLEALASGTGEERGAVKDQLQHLKIEKSKMEGEKRLEEEHVAKLIIEREQRDLDLSTLKQELELVKETHELRHLKMEAEAKGAKAGLEERLKELELHLEDSRNQVKVLSAYSESKSMTFNEKEDIFKGFVEFQFGALQGMRFSCKSIKQEILEVHKSYTEEFNGLEVKLKALIDATGDYHFVVAENRRMFNELQELKGNIRVYCRIRPFLPGQVAKQTAVEYIGENGEVAVVNPSKQGKDRRRNFKFNKVFGPDSTQAEVYSDTQPLIRSVLDGYSVCIFAYGQTGSGKTYTMTGPNGASEEDWGVNYRALNDLFKISQSRGGSFNYEIQVQMVEIYNEQVHDLLLIDGSQKNLGIKSTVQTNGLAVPDASMHPVTSTSDVLELMDIGLRNRAVGATSMNERSSRSHSVVSIHVRGKDLHSGAALHGNLHLVDLAGSERVDRSEATGDRLREAQHINRSLSALGDVIFALAQKNSHVPYRNSKLTQLLQSSLGGQAKTLMFVQLNPDVISYSETISTLKFAERVSGVELGAARSSKEGRDARELMDQVASLKDTIAKKDDEIEQLELRKDIKNEYPGSLRKAIQSIVTGILKLVPSNQNFLKGTQWEKNLMAKQIKAQSYQINCGRVLAWHQLLDSYKTKHRPHQGQRLCQRTPQKGQQVSKNQVLRKLAIPTWSSLQSDGSKLK is encoded by the exons ATGAATTCAGCTTCGGATCACCTCATAGCACAACACAGGAGAGTCAATAGCTCAAGGATATCTGGTGGTTCGGAAGTTTTCGACCCTACTGTAATTTATAACAAAGACATTGAAG CCAATCAGCGAGCGATATTGGTGGAGTGGATGAATAGTACTGTTCCTAGTTTAAATTTTCCAGTAAAAGCCTCATCCGAGCAGTTGAGGACCTGTTTGATTGATGGGACTGTTCTACTACAGATTTTAAATAGGCTTAGACCTGGTTTTTCGTACAAG GAAGGTAGTTCTCGCTCAGAAAATGTTAAGAAGTTTCTGGCATGCATGGATGAGCTGGGAATTCTCAAGTTCGAACTGTCGGACCTGGAGACG GGATCCATGAAGAATGTTATGGATTGCCTTTCAACACTTCGAGCACAATTTGCATATTTGGGAGGTAATCTCTCACCCACAAGTGGGATTACTAGATTTGGCAGTCCTCGAGGGGATGCATCTTCCAATGGCCATTTTTCTCCAACATTTGGGGAAGAAAAGCGGAAGTTTTCCCCAGAGTCTAAATCTCAACATGCTTTAG AGCCGTCAGCTGCATCCATGCACCATGTTGGACATAAATTCCATGAGGTGTTTCAACTGAAACAAGGCCGCTTTTCAGAACTTTCTGCTGCAAAAATTTctgaaatgatgaaatcaaacaGTTTGGAT AATTCACCAACTCAGTCGCTTTTGAGTGTTGTCAACGGAATATTGGATGAAAGCATTGAAAGAAAGAGTTACGAAATACCACAT CGTGTGGCCTGTCTGTTGAGAAAAGTTTTGCAAGAGATTGAACGACGTATATCAACTCAAGCAGAGCACTTAAGAACT CAAAATAATCTATTCAAAGCTCGTGAGGAGAAGTACCAGTCAAGGATCAGAGTTCTTGAAGCCCTTGCTTCTGGGACTGGTGAAGAAAGAGgg GCTGTTAAGGACCAGCTTCAACATTTAAAG ATTGAGAAGTCCAAAATGGAAGGAGAGAAGAGACTTGAAGAGGAGCATGTAGCTAAGTTGATCATAGAGAGGGAGCAAAGAGACCTTGATCTTTCAACCTTAAAACAAGAATTAGAATTAGTGAAAGAGACGCATGAACTACGTCACTTGAAAATGGAAGCAGAAGCCAAGGGTGCTAAAGCAGGCCTTGAGGAGAGATTAAAAGAGCTTGAACTCCACTTAGAAGATTCCAGGAACCAAGTGAAAGTGCTTTCGGCATATTCAGAGTCAAAATCTATGACGTTCAACGAGAAAGAGGACATTTTTAAGGGCTTTGTTGAGTTTCAATTTGGTGCACTGCAG GGAATGAGGTTTTCTTGCAAGTCCATCAAGCAAGAAATTTTAGAAGTACATAAAAGCTACACAGAGGAATTCAATGGCTTAG AAGTGAAGTTAAAAGCATTAATCGATGCAACCGGGGACTATCACTTTGTCGTTGCTGAAAATAGGAGGATGTTCAATGAGCTTCAGGAATTAAAAG GAAACATCAGAGTTTATTGCCGTATAAGGCCATTTCTTCCAGGGCAGGTTGCAAAACAAACAGCGGTAGAATATATAGGTGAAAATGGAGAGGTGGCTGTTGTGAATCCCTCCAAACAAGGGAAAGATAGACGTCGCAATTTTAAGTTCAATAAGGTCTTTGGTCCAGATTCTACTCAAG CGGAGGTATATTCAGACACTCAACCATTGATACGCTCTGTACTGGATGGATATAGCGTGTGTATATTTGCTTATGGACAAACTGGTTCAGGAAAAACTTACACAATG ACTGGTCCAAATGGAGCATCTGAGGAGGATTGGGGGGTTAATTATCGGGCTCTAAATGACCTTTTCAAAATTTCTCAGAGCAGAGGAGGCTCCTTTAACTATGAGATTCAGGTTCAGATGGTTGAAATATATAACGAACAAGTGCATGATTTACTGTTGATCGATGGTTCTCAGAAAAA CCTTGGGATTAAGTCTACTGTCCAAACCAATGGTTTGGCTGTACCAGATGCTAGCATGCATCCTGTTACATCAACTTCAGACGTTTTAGAATTAATGGATATTGGACTAAGAAACAGAGCTGTTGGGGCTACTTCCATGAATGAAAGAAGCAGCCGCTCTCACAG TGTTGTCAGTATCCATGTTCGTGGAAAGGATTTGCATTCTGGGGCTGCTTTACATGGTAATCTTCATTTGGTGGATCTAGCAGGGAGCGAAAGGGTAGATCGCTCTGAGGCAACTGGAGATAGACTTAGAGAAGCACAACATATAAACAGATCATTATCTGCCCTTGGGGATGTTATATTCGCTCTGGCACAAAAGAATTCTCATGTACCATACAGAAACAGCAAGCTCACTCAACTACTGCAAAGCTCTTTAG GAGGTCAAGCAAAGACGCTTATGTTTGTACAGCTCAATCCTGATGTCATTTCATATTCAGAAACTATAAGCACTCTGAAGTTTGCAGAGAGGGTCTCTGGAGTTGAGCTAGGTGCAGCACGAAGCAGCAAAGAGGGCAGAGATGCTAGGGAATTAATGGACCAG GTGGCATCTCTCAAAGACACGATTGccaaaaaagatgatgaaattgagcaGTTGGAATTACGTAAAGATATCAAAAACGAGTATCCTGGCTCACTGAG GAAAGCAATCCAGAGCATAGTGACAGGCATTCTGAAGCTGGTTCCCAGCAATCAAAACTTTCTGAAAGGGACACAG TGGGAGAAGAACCTGATGGCGAAACAGATCAAGGCACAAAGCTATCAAATAAATTGCGGAA GAGTACTAGCATGGCATCAACTTCTCGACTCTTACAAAACCAAGCACAGGCCACATCAAGGACAGCGACTGTGTCAACGGACTCCCCAAAAGGGTCAACAAGTAAGTAAAAATCAG GTATTAAGAAAACTGGCAATTCCAACTTGGTCAAGTCTTCAAAGCGATGGCAGTAAATTAAAA TGA
- the LOC7487074 gene encoding kinesin-like protein KIN-14K isoform X9 yields MNSASDHLIAQHRRVNSSRISGGSEVFDPTVIYNKDIEANQRAILVEWMNSTVPSLNFPVKASSEQLRTCLIDGTVLLQILNRLRPGFSYKEGSSRSENVKKFLACMDELGILKFELSDLETGSMKNVMDCLSTLRAQFAYLGGNLSPTSGITRFGSPRGDASSNGHFSPTFGEEKRKFSPESKSQHALEPSAASMHHVGHKFHEVFQLKQGRFSELSAAKISEMMKSNSLDNSPTQSLLSVVNGILDESIERKSYEIPHRVACLLRKVLQEIERRISTQAEHLRTQNNLFKAREEKYQSRIRVLEALASGTGEERGAVKDQLQHLKIEKSKMEGEKRLEEEHVAKLIIEREQRDLDLSTLKQELELVKETHELRHLKMEAEAKGAKAGLEERLKELELHLEDSRNQVKVLSAYSESKSMTFNEKEDIFKGFVEFQFGALQGMRFSCKSIKQEILEVHKSYTEEFNGLEVKLKALIDATGDYHFVVAENRRMFNELQELKGNIRVYCRIRPFLPGQVAKQTAVEYIGENGEVAVVNPSKQGKDRRRNFKFNKVFGPDSTQAEVYSDTQPLIRSVLDGYSVCIFAYGQTGSGKTYTMTGPNGASEEDWGVNYRALNDLFKISQSRGGSFNYEIQVQMVEIYNEQVHDLLLIDGSQKNLGIKSTVQTNGLAVPDASMHPVTSTSDVLELMDIGLRNRAVGATSMNERSSRSHSVVSIHVRGKDLHSGAALHGNLHLVDLAGSERVDRSEATGDRLREAQHINRSLSALGDVIFALAQKNSHVPYRNSKLTQLLQSSLGGQAKTLMFVQLNPDVISYSETISTLKFAERVSGVELGAARSSKEGRDARELMDQVASLKDTIAKKDDEIEQLELRKDIKNEYPGSLRKAIQSIVTGILKLVPSNQNFLKGTQWEKNLMAKQIKAQSYQINCGRVLAWHQLLDSYKTKHRPHQGQRLCQRTPQKGQQVLRKLAIPTWSSLQSDGSKLK; encoded by the exons ATGAATTCAGCTTCGGATCACCTCATAGCACAACACAGGAGAGTCAATAGCTCAAGGATATCTGGTGGTTCGGAAGTTTTCGACCCTACTGTAATTTATAACAAAGACATTGAAG CCAATCAGCGAGCGATATTGGTGGAGTGGATGAATAGTACTGTTCCTAGTTTAAATTTTCCAGTAAAAGCCTCATCCGAGCAGTTGAGGACCTGTTTGATTGATGGGACTGTTCTACTACAGATTTTAAATAGGCTTAGACCTGGTTTTTCGTACAAG GAAGGTAGTTCTCGCTCAGAAAATGTTAAGAAGTTTCTGGCATGCATGGATGAGCTGGGAATTCTCAAGTTCGAACTGTCGGACCTGGAGACG GGATCCATGAAGAATGTTATGGATTGCCTTTCAACACTTCGAGCACAATTTGCATATTTGGGAGGTAATCTCTCACCCACAAGTGGGATTACTAGATTTGGCAGTCCTCGAGGGGATGCATCTTCCAATGGCCATTTTTCTCCAACATTTGGGGAAGAAAAGCGGAAGTTTTCCCCAGAGTCTAAATCTCAACATGCTTTAG AGCCGTCAGCTGCATCCATGCACCATGTTGGACATAAATTCCATGAGGTGTTTCAACTGAAACAAGGCCGCTTTTCAGAACTTTCTGCTGCAAAAATTTctgaaatgatgaaatcaaacaGTTTGGAT AATTCACCAACTCAGTCGCTTTTGAGTGTTGTCAACGGAATATTGGATGAAAGCATTGAAAGAAAGAGTTACGAAATACCACAT CGTGTGGCCTGTCTGTTGAGAAAAGTTTTGCAAGAGATTGAACGACGTATATCAACTCAAGCAGAGCACTTAAGAACT CAAAATAATCTATTCAAAGCTCGTGAGGAGAAGTACCAGTCAAGGATCAGAGTTCTTGAAGCCCTTGCTTCTGGGACTGGTGAAGAAAGAGgg GCTGTTAAGGACCAGCTTCAACATTTAAAG ATTGAGAAGTCCAAAATGGAAGGAGAGAAGAGACTTGAAGAGGAGCATGTAGCTAAGTTGATCATAGAGAGGGAGCAAAGAGACCTTGATCTTTCAACCTTAAAACAAGAATTAGAATTAGTGAAAGAGACGCATGAACTACGTCACTTGAAAATGGAAGCAGAAGCCAAGGGTGCTAAAGCAGGCCTTGAGGAGAGATTAAAAGAGCTTGAACTCCACTTAGAAGATTCCAGGAACCAAGTGAAAGTGCTTTCGGCATATTCAGAGTCAAAATCTATGACGTTCAACGAGAAAGAGGACATTTTTAAGGGCTTTGTTGAGTTTCAATTTGGTGCACTGCAG GGAATGAGGTTTTCTTGCAAGTCCATCAAGCAAGAAATTTTAGAAGTACATAAAAGCTACACAGAGGAATTCAATGGCTTAG AAGTGAAGTTAAAAGCATTAATCGATGCAACCGGGGACTATCACTTTGTCGTTGCTGAAAATAGGAGGATGTTCAATGAGCTTCAGGAATTAAAAG GAAACATCAGAGTTTATTGCCGTATAAGGCCATTTCTTCCAGGGCAGGTTGCAAAACAAACAGCGGTAGAATATATAGGTGAAAATGGAGAGGTGGCTGTTGTGAATCCCTCCAAACAAGGGAAAGATAGACGTCGCAATTTTAAGTTCAATAAGGTCTTTGGTCCAGATTCTACTCAAG CGGAGGTATATTCAGACACTCAACCATTGATACGCTCTGTACTGGATGGATATAGCGTGTGTATATTTGCTTATGGACAAACTGGTTCAGGAAAAACTTACACAATG ACTGGTCCAAATGGAGCATCTGAGGAGGATTGGGGGGTTAATTATCGGGCTCTAAATGACCTTTTCAAAATTTCTCAGAGCAGAGGAGGCTCCTTTAACTATGAGATTCAGGTTCAGATGGTTGAAATATATAACGAACAAGTGCATGATTTACTGTTGATCGATGGTTCTCAGAAAAA CCTTGGGATTAAGTCTACTGTCCAAACCAATGGTTTGGCTGTACCAGATGCTAGCATGCATCCTGTTACATCAACTTCAGACGTTTTAGAATTAATGGATATTGGACTAAGAAACAGAGCTGTTGGGGCTACTTCCATGAATGAAAGAAGCAGCCGCTCTCACAG TGTTGTCAGTATCCATGTTCGTGGAAAGGATTTGCATTCTGGGGCTGCTTTACATGGTAATCTTCATTTGGTGGATCTAGCAGGGAGCGAAAGGGTAGATCGCTCTGAGGCAACTGGAGATAGACTTAGAGAAGCACAACATATAAACAGATCATTATCTGCCCTTGGGGATGTTATATTCGCTCTGGCACAAAAGAATTCTCATGTACCATACAGAAACAGCAAGCTCACTCAACTACTGCAAAGCTCTTTAG GAGGTCAAGCAAAGACGCTTATGTTTGTACAGCTCAATCCTGATGTCATTTCATATTCAGAAACTATAAGCACTCTGAAGTTTGCAGAGAGGGTCTCTGGAGTTGAGCTAGGTGCAGCACGAAGCAGCAAAGAGGGCAGAGATGCTAGGGAATTAATGGACCAG GTGGCATCTCTCAAAGACACGATTGccaaaaaagatgatgaaattgagcaGTTGGAATTACGTAAAGATATCAAAAACGAGTATCCTGGCTCACTGAG GAAAGCAATCCAGAGCATAGTGACAGGCATTCTGAAGCTGGTTCCCAGCAATCAAAACTTTCTGAAAGGGACACAG TGGGAGAAGAACCTGATGGCGAAACAGATCAAGGCACAAAGCTATCAAATAAATTGCGGAA GAGTACTAGCATGGCATCAACTTCTCGACTCTTACAAAACCAAGCACAGGCCACATCAAGGACAGCGACTGTGTCAACGGACTCCCCAAAAGGGTCAACAA GTATTAAGAAAACTGGCAATTCCAACTTGGTCAAGTCTTCAAAGCGATGGCAGTAAATTAAAA TGA